Proteins co-encoded in one Nematostella vectensis chromosome 15, jaNemVect1.1, whole genome shotgun sequence genomic window:
- the LOC116616900 gene encoding tachykinin-like peptides receptor 86C isoform X1, with translation MDSIFFNGSINDTLAPVFNQTFRVACSYFRWQWSRELLSALYAVIFVTAMFGNCLIIHIIRVRPNMRIPFNYLIVNMAVADLLDALVTPAIQIWFMYGWIYPPGVIGHLLCRLHLFLAVISISASVLTLTLIAADRYLAIVHSTQNPLTMRKVKRFLIGIWVLSGVVFSYDIYRVQLYNINGQYQCLLHWGFDVETNAELDKVDMMVKFVLLYIIPLVVMAILYTVILTFLWQRKTPGEHSMTNKRNMDNRKMRVLKMLLTIVILFAVCWLPVHINHILIAYHKATYMCTLSFEGLMVFYMIAHANISINPALYFIFNKNFRDGARHVLCGTRRDMENESQGTAVTRVSKIYEKSSSGAVIKCTARDTCGEATTGLLSHEEQHKDRESDGKGSSSHSIVETKI, from the exons GTTTTCAACCAGACATTTCGCGTAGCGTGCTCGTATTTTCGGTGGCAATGGAGCCGGGAACTTCTCTCCGCGCTCTATGCCGTCATCTTCGTCACCGCGATGTTCGGAAACTGTTTGATTATCCATATTATACGCGTGAGGCCCAACATGAGAATCCCGTTTAACTACTTGATTGTGAACATGGCGGTGGCGGACCTGCTGGACGCGCTCGTCACGCCTGCGATACAGATATGGTTCATGTATGGATGGATATACCCTCCAG GCGTTATTGGGCACTTACTGTGCCGTCTTCATCTATTCCTCGCGGTCATCTCCATCTCCGCTTCCGTGCTCACTCTCACACTAATCGCCGCTGACCGCTACTTAGCGATTGTTCACTCGACACAGAATCCGCTGACCATGCGAAAAGTCAAGCGTTTCCTAATCGGCATCTGGGTCCTGAGCGGGGTTGTGTTCTCGTATGATATCTACCGGGTCCAGCTTTATAACATCAATGGCCAATACCAGTGTTTGCTGCACTGGGGATTCGACGTGGAGACTAACGCGGAACTAGATAAAGTCGACATGATGGTCAAATTCGTACTCCTTTACATCATCCCCTTGGTCGTCATGGCAATCTTGTACACTGTGATCCTGACGTTTCTGTGGCAACGGAAGACCCCAGGGGAGCATAGCATGACAAATAAGAGGAACATGGACAACCGCAAAATGAGGGTCCTGAAGATGCTCCTGACCATCGTCATCCTGTTTGCAGTTTGTTGGCTTCCGGTACACATCAATCATATTTTGATAGCCTATCATAAGGCGACGTACATGTGTACGCTGTCGTTTGAGGGCCTGATGGTATTCTACATGATCGCTCACGCGAATATTTCCATCAACCCCGCGCTGTACTTCATCTTCAACAAGAACTTCCGTGACGGTGCCCGGCATGTCCTGTGTGGAACCAGG CGTGACATGGAAAACGAGTCGCAAGGAACAGCTGTTACAAGAGTGTCGAAGATTTACGAGAAATCATCTTCTGGGGCCGTCATAAAATGCACTGcgcgggatacctgtggcgaAGCCACCACAGGGCTGCTGAGTCACGAGGAACAGCACAAGGACCGCGAGTCCGATGGGAAAGGAAGCTCCTCACACTCTATTGTGGAGACAAAAATTTAG
- the LOC116616900 gene encoding tachykinin-like peptides receptor 86C isoform X2 yields MDSIFFNGSINDTLAPVFNQTFRVACSYFRWQWSRELLSALYAVIFVTAMFGNCLIIHIIRVRPNMRIPFNYLIVNMAVADLLDALVTPAIQIWFMYGWIYPPGVIGHLLCRLHLFLAVISISASVLTLTLIAADRYLAIVHSTQNPLTMRKVKRFLIGIWVLSGVVFSYDIYRVQLYNINGQYQCLLHWGFDVETNAELDKVDMMVKFVLLYIIPLVVMAILYTVILTFLWQRKTPGEHSMTNKRNMDNRKMRVLKMLLTIVILFAVCWLPVHINHILIAYHKATYMCTLSFEGLMVFYMIAHANISINPALYFIFNKNFRDGARHVLCGTRKFSTVEHLVKL; encoded by the exons GTTTTCAACCAGACATTTCGCGTAGCGTGCTCGTATTTTCGGTGGCAATGGAGCCGGGAACTTCTCTCCGCGCTCTATGCCGTCATCTTCGTCACCGCGATGTTCGGAAACTGTTTGATTATCCATATTATACGCGTGAGGCCCAACATGAGAATCCCGTTTAACTACTTGATTGTGAACATGGCGGTGGCGGACCTGCTGGACGCGCTCGTCACGCCTGCGATACAGATATGGTTCATGTATGGATGGATATACCCTCCAG GCGTTATTGGGCACTTACTGTGCCGTCTTCATCTATTCCTCGCGGTCATCTCCATCTCCGCTTCCGTGCTCACTCTCACACTAATCGCCGCTGACCGCTACTTAGCGATTGTTCACTCGACACAGAATCCGCTGACCATGCGAAAAGTCAAGCGTTTCCTAATCGGCATCTGGGTCCTGAGCGGGGTTGTGTTCTCGTATGATATCTACCGGGTCCAGCTTTATAACATCAATGGCCAATACCAGTGTTTGCTGCACTGGGGATTCGACGTGGAGACTAACGCGGAACTAGATAAAGTCGACATGATGGTCAAATTCGTACTCCTTTACATCATCCCCTTGGTCGTCATGGCAATCTTGTACACTGTGATCCTGACGTTTCTGTGGCAACGGAAGACCCCAGGGGAGCATAGCATGACAAATAAGAGGAACATGGACAACCGCAAAATGAGGGTCCTGAAGATGCTCCTGACCATCGTCATCCTGTTTGCAGTTTGTTGGCTTCCGGTACACATCAATCATATTTTGATAGCCTATCATAAGGCGACGTACATGTGTACGCTGTCGTTTGAGGGCCTGATGGTATTCTACATGATCGCTCACGCGAATATTTCCATCAACCCCGCGCTGTACTTCATCTTCAACAAGAACTTCCGTGACGGTGCCCGGCATGTCCTGTGTGGAACCAGG AAATTCTCAACAGTGGAACATCTTGTAAAATTATGA